One stretch of Zhihengliuella flava DNA includes these proteins:
- a CDS encoding DnaJ C-terminal domain-containing protein: protein MASQDWVEKDFYAILGVSKDASDAEIKKAYRKLARTYHPDTNPGDAVSEQKFKDISEANTVLSDPEQRQQYDAIRAMGSGARFTSGGPGGPGGGAGFEDVFSNLFGGGAGGGRGGFGGGGQVPPEFADLFGGGGGFGGGFQQPPRKGADRTATTSISFGGSIKGTTVNLRTRSGEVIEVRIPAGIKDGQTVRVRGKGQQGPAGAGDLLVKVSVKPHKFFAREENNIRIHVPVTFAEAALGGNIEVPTMTGDTVKLKVPAGSNSGRTLRLKGRGVQTSKATGDLLVTLDVVVPQNLTGAAKDAVEAFAEATADADPRASLAEQAAL from the coding sequence ATGGCCAGTCAGGACTGGGTCGAAAAGGACTTCTACGCGATCCTTGGCGTCTCCAAGGACGCGTCAGACGCCGAGATCAAGAAGGCGTACCGCAAGCTGGCTCGGACCTACCATCCCGACACCAACCCCGGGGATGCGGTATCCGAGCAAAAGTTCAAAGACATTTCCGAGGCAAACACCGTGCTCTCCGACCCGGAGCAGCGCCAACAGTATGACGCCATCCGCGCCATGGGCTCCGGCGCGCGTTTCACCTCCGGTGGGCCCGGAGGCCCCGGCGGAGGGGCCGGGTTCGAGGACGTGTTCTCCAACCTCTTCGGCGGCGGCGCTGGCGGCGGCCGCGGCGGGTTCGGCGGAGGCGGTCAGGTTCCGCCCGAATTCGCCGACCTTTTCGGCGGCGGTGGTGGATTCGGTGGCGGGTTCCAGCAGCCCCCGCGCAAGGGCGCGGACCGGACCGCGACGACGTCGATTTCCTTCGGCGGCTCCATTAAGGGCACGACGGTGAACCTGCGCACCCGCAGCGGCGAGGTCATTGAGGTGCGCATCCCCGCCGGCATCAAGGATGGCCAGACCGTCCGCGTCCGCGGCAAGGGGCAGCAGGGGCCGGCCGGTGCCGGAGACCTGCTGGTTAAGGTGTCCGTGAAGCCGCATAAGTTCTTCGCCCGCGAGGAGAACAACATCCGGATCCATGTGCCCGTGACGTTCGCCGAGGCGGCGCTTGGCGGGAACATCGAGGTCCCCACGATGACCGGTGATACGGTCAAGCTGAAGGTGCCCGCCGGATCGAATTCCGGGCGCACGCTGCGGCTCAAGGGGCGCGGCGTGCAGACGTCGAAGGCCACGGGAGACCTGCTGGTGACTCTCGACGTCGTCGTGCCGCAGAATCTGACCGGCGCCGCCAAGGACGCCGTGGAAGCCTTTGCCGAGGCCACGGCTGACGCCGACCCGCGGGCCTCGCTCGCCGAGCAGGCCGCGCTGTAG
- a CDS encoding heat shock protein transcriptional repressor HspR encodes MNDEFSPVFVISVAAELADMHPQTLRQYDRMGLVTPQRQTGKQRRYSRRDVEALREIQRLSKDGVSLEGIRRILELERQVQSLQARVAELREDVEVARMAARGHPDLSRVFAAGAAGDVVTLARGQRPRARSQALMVWRPTRALGR; translated from the coding sequence ATGAACGACGAGTTCTCCCCGGTGTTCGTGATCTCGGTAGCCGCCGAGCTCGCGGACATGCACCCGCAAACGCTGCGTCAGTATGACCGGATGGGACTCGTCACGCCCCAGCGCCAGACGGGCAAGCAACGCCGGTACAGCCGGCGGGATGTTGAGGCGCTACGCGAAATCCAGCGCCTCTCCAAGGATGGTGTGTCCCTAGAAGGGATCCGCCGCATCTTGGAGCTGGAGCGCCAGGTGCAGTCCTTGCAGGCGCGCGTCGCCGAGCTGCGCGAAGACGTGGAAGTTGCCCGCATGGCGGCCCGCGGCCACCCGGATCTCTCCCGGGTCTTCGCCGCAGGCGCGGCCGGTGACGTGGTCACGCTAGCCCGGGGGCAGCGGCCGCGGGCGCGCAGCCAAGCACTGATGGTGTGGCGACCCACCCGAGCGCTGGGCCGGTAG
- a CDS encoding nucleotide exchange factor GrpE, translated as MPHHSNEEEHGDEPVRFTDKRKVDPETGEVRGTEDAPAESTDAAGADTGADALAEAERIINEAGDGEDPAEVAAEQAESGSAVETELRNDLLRLQAEYVNYRKRVERDREQTRELAVQSVLNSLLPVLDDLDAARQHGDLEDGPFAAVARKLDTILEGHGLERIAEDGVSFDPTVHEALMQQPNPEVPADHVAQVLRVGYKKGDRVLRAAGVIVSTGE; from the coding sequence ATGCCGCACCACTCAAACGAGGAAGAGCACGGCGACGAGCCGGTGCGCTTCACCGACAAGCGGAAGGTCGACCCGGAAACGGGTGAGGTGCGTGGCACGGAAGACGCACCGGCGGAGTCCACGGACGCCGCCGGTGCCGACACCGGCGCTGACGCACTCGCTGAGGCCGAGCGCATCATCAACGAGGCCGGCGATGGCGAAGACCCCGCTGAGGTCGCCGCAGAGCAAGCCGAGTCCGGATCCGCCGTGGAGACGGAACTGCGCAACGACCTGCTCCGCTTGCAGGCCGAGTACGTCAACTACCGCAAGCGCGTCGAGCGCGACCGGGAGCAGACGCGCGAGCTCGCCGTGCAATCCGTGCTGAACTCGCTCCTGCCGGTGCTGGACGATTTGGACGCCGCGCGCCAGCACGGCGATCTGGAGGATGGACCCTTCGCGGCCGTCGCCCGCAAGTTGGACACGATCCTCGAGGGCCACGGCCTGGAGCGAATCGCCGAAGATGGGGTCAGCTTTGACCCCACGGTGCACGAGGCGCTCATGCAGCAGCCGAACCCCGAGGTCCCCGCGGATCACGTGGCGCAGGTGCTGCGCGTCGGTTACAAGAAGGGCGATCGCGTCTTGCGCGCCGCTGGCGTGATCGTCTCCACCGGCGAATAA